TGCATTTCCtgctacggtggccctgagagcccAATCCAGTGCAACACTTGGGTAAAACAAAAGCAATCACTGAAAACATCTCAatacagaaaacagaacaaaaaacacaacagaaagtgttttctgtttttgttgtgtactgtttatttctgaacattgtgttcatgtttccAAATTTATGATAGGTTTTcatttgattgtgttttgtctatCCGCATGTGTTTCCTGAAGCTGACCTCTCACGGCCCCCACAGATTCCATAGGTAGTGTTTAGATGATGAGAGGATTGTCAAACGTAGTGATTCCACGCGTCAATCCTGCATCGTCGTATTCGGCGCTCTTTGACCTTAAAGTGTGACCAGCAACCTCACTGAGGACCATCTCTTGTCCATGCCTGCATGGAGACACAGATGCATCATGGTTAAATGGTTAGACGCTCTCTTCATGATTCAGGCGATCTACACAtttatgtgtctctgtctcGACTGTGTTGTACCTCACATAGGCTCCGTAAACTCCTATTTCATAGCAAATAGAGGTGAGCTTGAGTGGAAGTCCTTTCTTCAGCAGGATGTTTTGTTCTATCCTGGGTCGGATCCTGTCCATCAGAATATAAGCAGCTCTCCTTTCATCACCTTTAACCTCCTGTAGTACTCGGACAATGTCCTCTCCAAAATAATTGTTCCCTGAAGTCGGAAAGCGGAGAGGTCATGTGAAGTCAGTGTTACAGTCAGTGACTTATAACGATGTAAAGATCTATTTGAAATTCAGGAAACTGTATCCCAGCAACATGCGGTATGAGGGATGTTCATCAAATGGAAATGGACATGTGAAGCATCTCAAAGAACATGTCAGACAGTGCCAACACATGTCACACACTAGCTTTTTCAGAAGGTGTGTTGATGTCATCTTACCGCCTCCTTCTCTCTGAGGCTTCAGGACAAACTTGTCTGGGTTGGCCAAAGCCATGGCCACAGTCTGGTCTCCCTCTGGACCCTGGTGTGAAAAACTTTTTATTCTCATTCTAGTTTTgtgacaaacacataaacattccTGTGTGAAGAATGTCTTTCAGGACACCAACTGGACCAGCACCAGCTTTTATGCTGTAAGTGAACACACTGCGTGtaaaaatcaaaatttaaaggggctatttctAACTTTTCTCTGATGCTGAAGGTGGTTTCTTGCCGGCAGTggatggtggtgattgttgcttcacaagaACTTCGACCGTTGTTGCATTTACGAGACAACAGGTTATAATgcaccctctgagcagcgctactctttcaggacagactggaggcgACAGTGACTAGACGGGCCAGGGCTAGCCGTTAGTGAGggttaacattggcgttgctttctcAAGTTTGATGATGAACGTGCAATGTTTGCTCTAGactggcaagtaaacagctgttaatgctaaataCTTcatcattgagaaattctggatcaggccttgtgccctgCTGACCACTGTTGCTTGCactaggttgacaggtgaaagagcagagtaTCAGGATGGTTAGCGGAGGAAACATCACACATGTTTTAGCCTCAaacagacccagactcagatgaggagtctgttgtgaccaaaatcagagactagcagacatatcagagcggttagcatagttagcatcttatatttgtgtatgttgtttgatagCTTCTAACTGTTAGTGGCTGACatagtgttagtggttgtgctaatgcaaactctcgctctctgtactgacaaggtttcaggtttcagaTGTCTTATTTGGCAAATTCAATTCTTCTGTCCTTAAGAATCCTAGTATCTCATGTGGCCTTATCACCTCTTCTGTAACAGATAAaactgtgcatgtatgtgtgggTCAGTCTCTTACCATGTCTAAAGTGTAGAGGCCAGCGAACGTCGCTCTGATCTGCTCCACTACCTGAGGCTGGTCGGGGAAGAACCTCTCCAGCACTCCAGGTCTTGCGAGCACCTGCTGGACCTTCTTGGTTCCTACCAGGTGAGTGCTGATGTCTGGGCACTTTGCGGCCAGAGAGCGCTCCATGAGAAGACGAGTGTCCCAAGTCTGCACCATACATAAGTTCTGTGTTAGAAATGATTCACAGCTGGAAACGTCCCTTTCCattgaattaatgaatgaattaatcttttcctttttttctttttttaaagaaaaatacaaatatgttcagagcaacacacacaacacacacaacacaacacttcaggaagttaaaaacaaaattgtttaatgcagctttaaagctgctccaatcttctttttttttttttaaataaacactggaTGCATAATGTGAGAAGTGCTGCTGAAAAAGATGAACCCGCAAAAAATTATCACTCAACTCTGCAGTTCACACCTGCCCAACACCGAacgtcagacagacacagttaacAGTGGAGCCAGAAATTTCCCTGGGGAGTTTATTAAagagcaaaacagagctaaGAGTGGTGGCCTTGAATCTGCTGCATGTGCAAATAAGGACCTGTTCAACTGTTCAAATTTATAAGGTGACAATGTGTCAGtatttgtgtttactgcttGGTTCTGCTGCTCAGAAGTTGCCAAAAAAATGGGTTAATCCACCTTAAAAGTAACACAGATATTAATGAATATTCATATCTTACCTGTTCAGTGTAATGGTCTGGCATGTAGCCGTAGCGGTAGTAAACAACAGCTACCTCCAATCCATCTCTGCAGAGTTAGAGTTTGTGAGACCTGTTAGCAAACAGCTAGCCAGACAATTGACCTACCAggacctctaaagctcactaactaACATGTGTTATAGCTCTGACCACTTACTGAGGTCGCCCAGTAAAACAGCTTCAGCACGTTACCATCACAACTTCCATCCCCTTGTTCTTTGGCCAATCGTcctgtatttattgttttgtttcccctcGTCCTGTCCTGTTCAtgttctgtcttttgtctctcaatgaaggaaaaaaaaaaaccttctaaaaccacaaattatgatttttacattttgcatgCAGGCACTACATTCATTATAAAGCATACAGACATGTGTGTGgtatccatcttctcatctaatttgGTACGAAAGTGGGTTGGcatatatcaaaaaaaaaaaaactattccttttaagAACCTTAAACTATCAAAATTCAACTGCAAATGTTTCacatcttttaaaaatgcactCACATAAACAATCTTTTGTCGGCATCGAGAGATCCTCTTCTCGACACCTCGTCAAACCTTCTGCGGACAACAGGAATATTCCTGTACAGTAAGAGGGAAATTAATCTTCTTCATACACAAAATGTTATCTGAAAAGTTGAGACtgagaaattagaaaaaatattgtgtttcattttgacataTAACATCTTAAAGTATCTTAAAAATCCTCCATGCTTACCTCTTCCAAAGCTCCCTCTCGATGGTTCGATGGCTGAGTTGGCTCAACTGGAcctcctcaaccagaaacaGAATCACTGCCCTGCAGGACGAGAATCAAGATTATTGCTCATTTGTTGATATTATTCAGTCAAGGATAAAGATAACATGCACTCAAAAATAGCTAATCTCTTCCTCAGGGGTAAAATGTTATCATTCTACCTTACAACCACGTTGCTACTAAACGAATCAATGAAAATAACACTGACTGTTATTGGACAGTGTGATAATTAATTTACTCtgggaaacagaaaatgtaatgaaatattaGTTCACTGTTTTTCACACTTTACTTTAGAGATTTAATTTAAGATGAAcaagaaatcaaatcaaatgaacaAGTACTGAAAATACATGGGATAATAgaaaaaactagaattaccacctcgtGGTTGTATGTCTCTGCCAAACAGCCAAATTGCACTTTACATCCACatctgtccagactcatataaTATATAGAATGTAATGATGACTTTAATAAAAggaaggaatttaataaaagaaaaagtacaggAATTTTATCTtaattagcgtatgaattcttgagttatggctcaaaacatgtttgtgagttcacagtgaccttgacctcgCATTCATGAGAATGTGATAGACTcacaatttgaaaacattttgggCTCTGTTTTAATGATATAAATTTAGTCCAGATCCGCTTTTGCTagtttaaaagcagaaaaatggtCAAAGTGCCAGGCGCACGGTTCAAAAGG
The genomic region above belongs to Seriola aureovittata isolate HTS-2021-v1 ecotype China chromosome 9, ASM2101889v1, whole genome shotgun sequence and contains:
- the LOC130175000 gene encoding glutathione synthetase-like; the protein is MATKVILEQLITNADRLNSLVDEAKEMAFQHGILLRTPETPNSSEVVSFAPFTLFPSPVPEAPLLQALAVHTHFNTLVDKISQDPDFLQEALDGTIQADDFVAKLFDIYRKVQQEDRTQSIVVGLNRSDYMVDQRADRTSSLKQIEINTIAAGGFGVSDRLSVVHRHTMKSVGLLEESKCIQDTSRTPRMSAALAKAWELYGQHKAVILFLVEEVQLSQLSHRTIERELWKRNIPVVRRRFDEVSRRGSLDADKRLFIDGLEVAVVYYRYGYMPDHYTEQTWDTRLLMERSLAAKCPDISTHLVGTKKVQQVLARPGVLERFFPDQPQVVEQIRATFAGLYTLDMGPEGDQTVAMALANPDKFVLKPQREGGGNNYFGEDIVRVLQEVKGDERRAAYILMDRIRPRIEQNILLKKGLPLKLTSICYEIGVYGAYVRHGQEMVLSEVAGHTLRSKSAEYDDAGLTRGITTFDNPLII